A single window of Nocardia higoensis DNA harbors:
- a CDS encoding type VII secretion target, producing MSEDQLRVDPEALRTFANQLGTEAGELSALGAGDAFTTAASALPGTEFGAAARQSDDIVGRCLSRMGERLTTVADNMDNAAGVFELTEAEFARTLATIGLRLP from the coding sequence GTGTCCGAGGATCAACTGCGGGTGGATCCGGAAGCGCTCCGGACATTCGCGAACCAGCTGGGCACCGAAGCCGGGGAACTGAGCGCCCTCGGGGCGGGGGACGCCTTCACCACCGCCGCGAGTGCGCTACCCGGCACGGAATTCGGTGCCGCCGCACGACAATCCGACGACATCGTCGGCCGCTGCCTGTCCCGGATGGGCGAACGACTGACCACCGTCGCCGACAATATGGACAATGCCGCGGGCGTCTTCGAACTCACCGAGGCCGAGTTCGCCCGGACCCTCGCCACTATTGGACTGCGGCTGCCATGA
- a CDS encoding NADPH:quinone oxidoreductase family protein yields MRAAQVSKLEGPEAVEIVDIPEPAAIPGGVVIDVHAAGIAFPDVLMSRGLYQMKPQLPFVVGGEVAGVVREAPEGAHVQPGDRVLALTMLGGATAEVAVTLPDLVFKLPDNISMAAGAGILFNDLTVHFCLRNRGRLAEGETVLVHGAAGGIGTSTLRMAQALGASRVIAVVSTQEKAEVAKANGATDVVLTDNWLAEVKELTGGRGVDIVLDPVGGDRFTDSIRSLAQGGRLLVVGFTAGEIPTVKVNRLLLKNVEVVGAAWGEWFMSNPGYVVEQWAEVGPLLASGAIPAPEPVTYPLEKTAEAVASLENRTATGKVVVTVR; encoded by the coding sequence ATGCGCGCAGCTCAGGTCAGCAAGTTGGAAGGACCGGAAGCGGTCGAGATCGTCGATATTCCCGAGCCTGCCGCGATCCCCGGCGGCGTGGTCATCGACGTGCACGCGGCGGGCATCGCCTTCCCGGACGTGCTGATGTCGCGCGGGCTCTACCAGATGAAGCCGCAGTTGCCGTTCGTGGTGGGCGGCGAGGTCGCCGGCGTGGTGCGCGAGGCTCCCGAGGGCGCGCACGTACAGCCGGGTGACCGGGTGCTGGCGCTGACCATGCTCGGTGGCGCGACGGCCGAGGTCGCGGTGACCCTGCCGGATCTGGTGTTCAAGCTGCCCGACAACATCTCGATGGCGGCGGGCGCGGGGATCCTGTTCAACGACCTGACCGTGCACTTCTGCCTGCGCAATCGAGGCAGGCTGGCCGAGGGGGAGACCGTGCTGGTGCACGGCGCCGCGGGCGGCATCGGCACCTCCACCCTGCGGATGGCGCAGGCGCTCGGCGCGAGCCGGGTGATCGCGGTGGTCAGCACGCAGGAGAAGGCCGAGGTCGCCAAGGCCAACGGGGCCACCGACGTGGTGCTGACCGACAACTGGCTGGCCGAGGTCAAGGAGCTGACCGGCGGTCGCGGCGTGGACATCGTGCTCGACCCGGTCGGTGGTGACCGGTTCACCGACAGCATCCGCTCGCTCGCCCAGGGCGGCAGGTTGCTGGTCGTCGGCTTCACCGCGGGCGAGATTCCCACGGTCAAGGTCAACCGGCTGCTGCTCAAGAACGTCGAGGTGGTCGGCGCCGCGTGGGGCGAGTGGTTCATGTCGAACCCGGGCTACGTGGTCGAACAGTGGGCGGAGGTGGGCCCGCTGCTGGCGAGCGGGGCGATCCCGGCGCCGGAACCGGTGACCTACCCGCTGGAGAAGACCGCCGAGGCGGTCGCTTCGCTGGAGAACCGCACCGCCACCGGCAAGGTGGTCGTCACCGTCCGCTGA
- a CDS encoding DUF3558 domain-containing protein, which translates to MRIPSALFTGLALVVTLSACGSGGGSDTGEPLRPPPKVASLGPFVGECGHVRDDEVREIAGMSQLSQVFKNAVGCNYQAAGLGSISVTFASYRGSPIDREKAWVSNVGREPDKIEVAGKPGFAALDPTGTVCDLAVQLDDDFFEWSMSYGLFGPTGNPCDSTRKLAELTVSRLK; encoded by the coding sequence ATGCGGATACCGTCGGCGCTGTTCACCGGTCTCGCCTTGGTCGTGACGCTGTCTGCCTGCGGTTCCGGGGGAGGATCGGACACCGGCGAGCCGCTGCGCCCGCCGCCGAAAGTGGCCTCGCTCGGCCCGTTCGTAGGCGAATGCGGGCATGTCCGCGACGACGAGGTGCGTGAGATCGCCGGGATGTCGCAGTTGTCCCAGGTGTTCAAGAACGCGGTCGGCTGCAACTATCAGGCCGCCGGACTCGGTTCGATCAGTGTCACTTTCGCCTCCTATCGCGGCAGCCCGATCGACCGCGAGAAGGCGTGGGTGAGCAATGTCGGTCGTGAACCGGACAAGATCGAGGTGGCGGGCAAACCCGGCTTCGCGGCCCTGGACCCCACCGGCACGGTGTGCGACCTGGCGGTCCAACTCGACGACGATTTCTTCGAATGGTCCATGTCCTACGGCCTGTTCGGTCCGACCGGCAACCCGTGCGACTCGACCAGGAAACTGGCCGAACTCACCGTCTCTCGGCTGAAATGA
- a CDS encoding acyl-[acyl-carrier-protein] thioesterase, translating into MSLDQPLAPVPEQGMGFDSAWPVRAGDVDPYNRLRFDAVARYLQDIAWEQLHQTFLARSDPNWIVRRTVIDVVRPVLWPDDVQLLRWCSSMSTRWTNMRVRITSANGGLIETEGFWINISESTGMPARISDEGLAYLARSTDEHRLRWRPYLTDTAPPESDTDLPFPVRVTDIDQYNHVNNACYWQAVEHFVAEYPKLVAGPHRAIVEYVAPVLARQHITVRSRFEPEDRTTGRPVLRLWFMVGGATTTVVRIMPLPG; encoded by the coding sequence GTGTCACTCGATCAGCCACTCGCCCCGGTTCCCGAACAGGGCATGGGCTTCGATTCGGCGTGGCCCGTCCGGGCTGGCGATGTGGACCCCTACAACCGGCTGCGTTTCGACGCGGTCGCGCGGTATCTGCAGGATATCGCCTGGGAGCAGTTGCATCAGACCTTCCTGGCGCGCAGCGATCCCAACTGGATCGTGCGACGCACCGTCATCGACGTCGTGCGGCCGGTGCTGTGGCCCGACGACGTGCAGTTGCTGCGGTGGTGCTCGAGCATGAGCACGCGCTGGACGAACATGCGGGTGCGGATCACCAGTGCCAACGGCGGGCTGATCGAGACCGAGGGTTTCTGGATCAACATCAGCGAGTCCACCGGCATGCCCGCCCGGATCAGCGACGAGGGGCTGGCCTACCTGGCCAGGAGCACCGACGAGCACCGCCTGCGCTGGCGGCCCTATCTCACCGACACCGCGCCCCCGGAATCCGACACCGACCTGCCGTTCCCGGTGCGGGTGACCGACATCGACCAGTACAACCACGTGAACAACGCCTGCTACTGGCAGGCGGTCGAGCACTTCGTGGCCGAGTACCCCAAGCTCGTCGCCGGACCGCATCGGGCGATCGTCGAGTACGTCGCGCCGGTCCTGGCGCGTCAACACATCACGGTGCGCAGCCGCTTCGAACCGGAGGATCGCACCACCGGGCGTCCGGTGCTGCGACTGTGGTTCATGGTGGGCGGGGCGACCACCACGGTCGTGCGCATCATGCCGCTGCCCGGCTGA
- the fusA gene encoding elongation factor G → MAQDVLTDLKKVRNIGIMAHIDAGKTTTTERILFYTGVNYKIGETHDGASTTDWMEQEQERGITITSAAVTCFWNQNQINIIDTPGHVDFTVEVERSLRVLDGAVAVFDGKEGVEPQSEQVWRQADKYDVPRVCFVNKMDKLGADFYFTVQTIKDRLGARPLVIQLPIGAEDTFEGIVDLVEMNAKVWTGETKLGEKYEVKEIPAELAEKAEQYRQELLEAVAESDEALLEKFFGGEELTIDEIKGAIRKMTVSSEAYPVLCGSAFKNKGVQPMLDAVIDYLPSPLDVESVEGHVPGKEDEVITRRPSADEPFAALAFKIAVHPFFGKLTYIRVYSGKVDSGAQVINATKGKKERLGKLFQMHANKENPVPEVSTGHIYAVIGLKDTTTGDTLCDPQNQIVLESMTFPDPVIEVSIEPKTKSDQEKLGTAIQKLAEEDPTFSVKLDAETGQTVIGGMGELHLDILVDRMRREFKVEANVGKPQVAYRETITKTVEKLEYTHKKQTGGSGQFAKVIIGLEPFVGEDGASYEFENKVTGGRVPREYIPSVDAGAQDAMQYGVLAGYPLVNLKVTLIDGAYHDVDSSEMAFKIAGSQALKEAARKAGPVILEPLMAVEVITPEDYMGDVIGDLNSRRGQIQAMEERSGARVVKALVPLSEMFGYIGDLRSKTQGRANYSMVFDSYAEVPANVSKEIIAKATGE, encoded by the coding sequence GTGGCACAGGACGTGCTCACCGACCTGAAGAAGGTCCGCAACATCGGCATCATGGCCCACATCGATGCCGGTAAGACCACCACAACCGAACGTATTCTCTTCTACACCGGTGTCAACTACAAGATCGGTGAAACGCACGACGGCGCGTCGACCACCGACTGGATGGAGCAGGAGCAGGAGCGCGGCATCACCATCACCTCCGCCGCGGTGACCTGTTTCTGGAACCAGAACCAGATCAACATCATCGACACCCCCGGCCACGTGGACTTCACCGTCGAGGTGGAACGGTCGCTGCGCGTTCTCGACGGCGCGGTCGCGGTCTTCGACGGCAAAGAGGGCGTTGAGCCGCAGTCGGAGCAGGTGTGGCGTCAGGCCGACAAGTACGACGTGCCGCGCGTGTGCTTCGTCAACAAGATGGACAAGCTGGGCGCCGACTTCTACTTCACGGTGCAGACCATCAAGGACCGCCTCGGCGCGCGTCCGCTGGTGATCCAGCTGCCCATCGGCGCCGAGGACACCTTCGAGGGCATCGTCGACCTGGTCGAGATGAACGCCAAGGTGTGGACCGGTGAGACCAAGCTCGGTGAGAAGTACGAGGTCAAGGAAATCCCGGCCGAGCTGGCCGAGAAGGCCGAGCAGTACCGTCAGGAACTGCTCGAGGCCGTCGCGGAGTCCGACGAGGCGCTGCTGGAGAAGTTCTTCGGCGGCGAGGAGCTCACGATCGACGAGATCAAGGGCGCCATCCGCAAGATGACGGTCAGCTCCGAGGCCTACCCCGTGCTCTGCGGCTCGGCGTTCAAGAACAAGGGCGTGCAGCCCATGCTCGACGCCGTCATCGACTACCTGCCGTCCCCGCTGGACGTGGAGAGCGTCGAAGGCCACGTGCCCGGCAAGGAGGACGAGGTCATCACCCGTCGTCCGAGCGCCGACGAGCCGTTCGCGGCGCTGGCGTTCAAGATCGCGGTGCACCCGTTCTTCGGCAAGCTGACCTACATCCGCGTGTACTCGGGCAAGGTCGACTCCGGCGCCCAGGTCATCAACGCGACCAAGGGCAAGAAGGAGCGTCTGGGCAAGCTGTTCCAGATGCACGCCAACAAGGAGAACCCGGTTCCCGAGGTTTCCACGGGCCACATCTACGCGGTGATCGGCCTCAAGGACACCACCACCGGCGACACCCTGTGCGATCCGCAGAACCAGATCGTGCTCGAGTCCATGACCTTCCCGGACCCGGTCATCGAGGTCTCCATCGAGCCCAAGACCAAGTCCGACCAGGAGAAGCTGGGCACCGCGATCCAGAAGCTGGCCGAAGAGGATCCCACCTTCTCGGTCAAGCTGGACGCCGAGACCGGCCAGACCGTCATCGGCGGTATGGGCGAGCTCCACCTCGACATCCTCGTCGACCGCATGCGTCGCGAGTTCAAGGTCGAGGCGAACGTCGGCAAGCCGCAGGTGGCCTACCGCGAGACGATCACCAAGACCGTCGAGAAGCTCGAGTACACCCACAAGAAGCAGACCGGTGGCTCGGGCCAGTTCGCGAAGGTCATCATCGGCCTCGAGCCCTTCGTGGGCGAGGACGGCGCGAGCTACGAGTTCGAGAACAAGGTCACCGGTGGCCGCGTGCCGAGGGAGTACATCCCTTCGGTCGACGCGGGCGCCCAGGACGCCATGCAGTACGGCGTGCTCGCCGGCTACCCGCTGGTGAACCTGAAGGTGACCCTGATCGACGGCGCCTACCACGACGTCGACTCGTCGGAAATGGCGTTCAAGATCGCGGGTTCGCAGGCGCTCAAGGAAGCGGCCCGCAAGGCCGGTCCGGTGATCCTCGAACCGCTGATGGCGGTCGAGGTCATCACGCCCGAGGATTACATGGGCGACGTGATCGGCGACCTGAACTCCCGCCGTGGCCAGATCCAGGCCATGGAGGAACGCAGTGGTGCCCGTGTCGTCAAGGCGCTGGTTCCGCTCTCGGAGATGTTCGGCTACATCGGTGACCTGCGGTCGAAGACTCAGGGCCGGGCGAACTACTCCATGGTGTTCGATTCGTACGCGGAGGTTCCGGCCAACGTGTCGAAGGAGATCATCGCCAAGGCGACCGGGGAGTGA
- the rpsL gene encoding 30S ribosomal protein S12, with translation MPTINQLVRKGRRDKVSKTKTAALKGSPQRRGVCTRVYTTTPKKPNSALRKVARVRLTSAVEVTAYIPGEGHNLQEHSMVLVRGGRVKDLPGVRYKIIRGSLDTQGVKNRKQARSRYGAKKEKS, from the coding sequence ATGCCAACCATCAACCAGCTGGTCCGCAAGGGTCGCCGCGACAAGGTCTCCAAGACCAAGACCGCGGCCCTCAAGGGGAGCCCGCAGCGTCGTGGCGTGTGCACCCGCGTGTACACCACGACCCCGAAGAAGCCGAACTCCGCGCTGCGCAAGGTCGCGCGTGTTCGCCTGACCAGCGCGGTCGAGGTCACGGCTTACATCCCCGGTGAAGGCCACAACCTGCAGGAGCACTCGATGGTGCTCGTCCGCGGCGGTCGTGTGAAGGACCTCCCCGGTGTGCGCTACAAGATCATCCGCGGCTCGCTCGACACCCAGGGCGTGAAGAACCGCAAGCAGGCCCGCAGCCGCTACGGCGCCAAGAAGGAGAAGAGCTGA
- the tuf gene encoding elongation factor Tu, whose amino-acid sequence MAKAKFERTKPHVNIGTIGHVDHGKTTLTAAITKVLADKYPDLNESFAFDQIDKAPEEKARGITINISHVEYQTEKRHYAHVDAPGHADYIKNMITGAAQMDGAILVVAATDGPMPQTREHVLLARQVGVPYILVALNKSDMVDDEEILELVEMEVRELLAAQDFDEDAPVVRVSGLKALEGDPKWTESVLELMNAVDESIPDPVRETDKPFLMPVEDVFTITGRGTVVTGRVERGVINVNEEVEIVGIRPEKTKTTVTGIEMFRKLLDQGQAGDNVGLLVRGIKREDVERGQVVVKPGTTTPHTEFEGQAYILSKDEGGRHTPFFNNYRPQFYFRTTDVTGVVTLPEGTEMVMPGDNTEMTVKLIQPVAMDEGLRFAIREGGRTVGAGRVTKIIK is encoded by the coding sequence GTGGCGAAGGCGAAGTTCGAGCGGACGAAGCCGCACGTCAACATCGGCACCATCGGTCACGTCGACCACGGCAAGACCACGCTGACCGCGGCGATCACCAAGGTGCTGGCTGACAAGTACCCCGATCTGAACGAGAGCTTCGCGTTCGATCAGATCGACAAGGCGCCCGAAGAGAAGGCGCGTGGCATCACGATCAACATCTCGCACGTCGAGTACCAGACCGAGAAGCGCCACTACGCCCACGTCGACGCGCCGGGTCACGCCGACTACATCAAGAACATGATCACCGGTGCGGCGCAGATGGATGGCGCCATCCTCGTGGTCGCCGCCACCGACGGCCCGATGCCGCAGACCCGCGAGCACGTGCTGCTCGCCCGTCAGGTCGGCGTGCCCTACATCCTGGTCGCGCTGAACAAGTCGGACATGGTCGACGACGAGGAGATCCTCGAGCTCGTCGAGATGGAGGTCCGCGAACTGCTGGCCGCCCAGGACTTCGACGAGGACGCTCCGGTCGTGCGCGTCTCCGGTCTGAAGGCGCTCGAGGGCGACCCGAAGTGGACCGAGTCGGTGCTCGAGCTCATGAACGCCGTCGACGAGTCCATCCCGGACCCGGTGCGTGAGACCGACAAGCCGTTCCTGATGCCGGTGGAGGACGTCTTCACCATCACCGGTCGTGGCACCGTCGTCACCGGTCGCGTCGAGCGTGGCGTGATCAACGTGAACGAGGAAGTCGAGATCGTCGGCATCCGTCCGGAGAAGACCAAGACCACGGTCACCGGTATCGAGATGTTCCGCAAGCTGCTCGACCAGGGCCAGGCGGGCGACAACGTCGGTCTGCTGGTTCGTGGCATCAAGCGCGAGGATGTCGAGCGCGGCCAGGTCGTCGTGAAGCCGGGCACCACCACCCCGCACACCGAGTTCGAGGGCCAGGCGTACATCCTGTCCAAGGACGAGGGCGGCCGCCACACCCCGTTCTTCAACAACTACCGTCCGCAGTTCTACTTCCGTACCACGGACGTCACCGGCGTCGTGACCCTTCCCGAGGGTACCGAGATGGTCATGCCGGGTGACAACACCGAGATGACCGTCAAGCTGATCCAGCCGGTCGCCATGGATGAGGGCCTGCGCTTCGCGATCCGCGAGGGTGGCCGCACCGTCGGTGCCGGCCGCGTCACCAAGATCATCAAGTGA
- a CDS encoding DUF3558 domain-containing protein, with translation MTGPGKQAAVGRARRALALCSMLAAVSAAAGCGQTIEGSAHPAGGSQEINTNFDKLMRECDVVEPAKIGEALGGAQYVTGSFNGAVCMWDVEDAPGGLAMVTLNWYEIGSLNNEKATADKLGYSHETVTVQGTRALQMRRPNDPDSCGVTASAADTGVVGWWVNYRAGSAHPDPCAAAKTLLELTLNLAR, from the coding sequence ATGACGGGGCCGGGGAAGCAGGCCGCGGTAGGGCGAGCCCGTCGTGCGCTGGCGTTGTGCTCGATGCTGGCCGCGGTCTCCGCCGCCGCGGGCTGCGGGCAGACCATCGAGGGCTCCGCGCATCCGGCCGGCGGCAGCCAGGAGATCAACACCAACTTCGACAAACTGATGCGCGAGTGCGATGTCGTGGAGCCGGCGAAGATCGGCGAAGCGCTCGGCGGCGCCCAGTACGTGACCGGTTCGTTCAACGGCGCGGTGTGTATGTGGGACGTCGAGGACGCTCCGGGCGGGCTGGCGATGGTGACGCTGAACTGGTACGAGATCGGGTCGCTGAACAACGAGAAGGCCACCGCCGACAAGCTGGGCTACAGTCACGAGACGGTGACCGTGCAGGGCACCCGCGCCCTGCAGATGCGCAGGCCGAACGACCCGGACTCGTGCGGGGTCACGGCCTCGGCGGCCGATACCGGCGTGGTCGGCTGGTGGGTCAACTACCGGGCCGGTTCGGCTCATCCCGATCCGTGCGCAGCTGCCAAGACGCTGCTGGAGCTGACCTTGAACCTGGCCAGATGA
- the rpsG gene encoding 30S ribosomal protein S7, whose protein sequence is MPRKGPAPKRPLINDPVYGSPLVTQLVNKILLDGKKSTAERIVYGALEQAREKTGTDPVVTLKRALDNVKPALEVKPRRVGGATYQVPVEVRPGRANTLALRWLVNFSRARREKTMVERLANELLDASNGLGASVKRREDTHKMAESNRAFAHYRW, encoded by the coding sequence ATGCCTCGCAAGGGCCCCGCTCCCAAGCGTCCGTTGATCAACGACCCGGTGTACGGGTCTCCGCTGGTCACCCAGCTGGTCAACAAGATCCTGCTGGACGGCAAGAAGTCCACCGCCGAGCGCATCGTCTACGGCGCGCTCGAGCAGGCGCGCGAGAAGACCGGCACCGATCCGGTCGTCACTCTCAAGCGCGCGCTGGACAACGTCAAGCCCGCCCTCGAGGTCAAGCCCCGTCGCGTCGGCGGCGCCACCTATCAGGTGCCGGTCGAGGTTCGTCCGGGCCGCGCCAACACCCTGGCGCTGCGCTGGCTGGTCAACTTCTCGCGCGCTCGTCGTGAGAAGACCATGGTCGAGCGTCTCGCCAACGAGCTCCTCGATGCCAGCAACGGCCTCGGCGCGTCGGTGAAGCGTCGCGAGGACACCCACAAGATGGCCGAATCCAACCGGGCCTTCGCGCACTACCGCTGGTGA
- a CDS encoding transglycosylase SLT domain-containing protein: MTLTVDDVIAWQPEQLTAAAEHAKTIHEGLDRIVGAAMTDTQGLTDSKAWSGVAGAAATTRMETEKTRASVVGAALLALETAYRTQAGILTGAEDAVVRLRNQYVDEAPVGFEVAADGLVTAATRIQRIRDNAGGADVTGLVLAEETAAAQRTLDLRLALKAAEDAAAAATTAVEAANAALEQAFGVLGDPKLGAPTDTAPAATTPAATPVGGGQPNYVMSGSSGSTPSSGNSGYSGSSGSSAGPGSSAPTGPMPTGDVAKWIEDAKKILIEMGYAPEDIDERALALIIQHESGGNPYAENRWDSNWLAGHPSKGIMQTIDSTFDAYAAPGHTDIWNPVDNIVAATRYAIDRYGSLSAVPGVAGVNSGGTYQGY, encoded by the coding sequence ATGACCCTGACCGTCGACGATGTCATCGCCTGGCAGCCCGAACAGCTGACCGCCGCCGCCGAGCACGCGAAGACCATCCACGAGGGCCTGGACCGCATCGTCGGCGCGGCCATGACCGACACCCAGGGGCTGACCGACTCGAAAGCCTGGTCGGGTGTCGCGGGAGCCGCCGCCACCACTCGCATGGAGACCGAGAAGACCCGGGCCTCCGTCGTCGGCGCCGCGCTCCTCGCGCTGGAGACGGCGTACCGCACGCAGGCGGGCATCCTCACCGGCGCCGAGGACGCCGTCGTGCGACTGCGCAACCAATACGTCGACGAAGCGCCGGTCGGCTTCGAGGTGGCCGCCGACGGACTGGTCACCGCGGCCACCCGGATCCAGCGCATCCGCGACAACGCGGGCGGCGCCGATGTCACCGGCCTGGTCCTGGCCGAGGAGACCGCGGCCGCCCAGCGCACCCTGGATCTCCGGCTGGCGCTGAAGGCCGCAGAGGACGCGGCCGCCGCCGCGACCACAGCGGTCGAGGCCGCCAACGCCGCGCTCGAACAGGCCTTCGGCGTGCTCGGCGATCCGAAACTCGGGGCGCCCACCGACACCGCGCCCGCGGCCACCACGCCCGCCGCGACGCCGGTCGGCGGGGGCCAGCCGAATTACGTCATGTCCGGGAGCAGCGGGTCCACTCCGTCGTCGGGCAACTCGGGATATTCGGGGAGTTCGGGATCGTCGGCCGGTCCGGGCTCGAGCGCACCCACCGGGCCGATGCCGACCGGCGATGTGGCGAAGTGGATCGAGGACGCCAAGAAAATCCTGATCGAGATGGGCTACGCGCCCGAGGACATCGACGAGCGGGCCCTCGCGCTGATCATCCAGCACGAATCCGGCGGCAATCCCTACGCGGAGAACCGCTGGGACAGCAACTGGCTCGCCGGGCACCCGTCCAAGGGCATCATGCAGACCATCGACAGCACGTTCGACGCCTACGCCGCCCCCGGTCACACCGATATCTGGAACCCGGTGGACAACATCGTCGCCGCCACCAGATACGCCATCGACCGTTACGGTTCGCTGTCCGCCGTGCCCGGCGTCGCCGGGGTGAACTCGGGCGGCACCTACCAGGGCTACTGA
- a CDS encoding alpha/beta fold hydrolase produces the protein MSSAPNIVGLDIAEGTLPMGLPYRALGSGPPLVVLRWLTPDHANPTGFMRKAEIGALAPLAVHRRVYAINRAPGMRAGVAMAEIADDHAAALRATFGVPVDVLGISSGGSLALQLALDHPDVVRRLVVASSASRLEPHARSAQLRYAEAAAAGKRGLHYMAAHPHTVRGRIEKAVMWLLDPLVRPRDPADTLAFVLAEDRFDVTDRLPGLTVPTLVIGGEQDGFYSTESFRRTADRIPDSRLVIVPGAGHTGAINHPRFAAEVTAFLGG, from the coding sequence ATGAGCTCCGCACCGAACATCGTCGGCCTCGACATCGCCGAGGGCACGCTGCCCATGGGACTGCCCTACCGCGCCCTGGGCTCCGGGCCGCCGCTGGTGGTCCTGCGCTGGTTGACTCCCGATCACGCCAATCCCACCGGCTTCATGCGCAAGGCGGAGATCGGCGCGCTGGCTCCGCTGGCCGTCCACAGGCGGGTGTACGCGATCAACCGGGCGCCGGGGATGCGGGCCGGTGTCGCCATGGCCGAGATCGCCGACGACCACGCCGCCGCGTTGCGCGCCACCTTCGGCGTCCCGGTCGACGTGCTCGGCATCTCCTCGGGCGGTTCGCTGGCCCTGCAGCTGGCGCTCGACCATCCGGACGTGGTGCGCAGATTGGTGGTGGCCTCCTCGGCGTCTCGGCTGGAGCCCCACGCCCGATCCGCACAGCTGCGATACGCCGAGGCAGCGGCTGCGGGCAAGCGCGGTCTGCACTACATGGCCGCCCATCCGCACACGGTGCGGGGCCGGATCGAGAAGGCGGTGATGTGGCTGCTCGATCCGCTGGTCCGTCCGCGCGACCCCGCCGACACCCTCGCGTTCGTGCTCGCCGAGGACCGTTTCGACGTCACGGACCGGCTGCCCGGCCTCACGGTGCCCACCCTGGTGATCGGCGGCGAGCAGGACGGCTTCTATTCGACGGAGTCCTTCCGGCGCACCGCCGACCGCATCCCGGACTCCCGGCTGGTCATCGTTCCCGGCGCCGGTCACACCGGCGCGATCAACCACCCGCGCTTCGCCGCCGAGGTGACCGCCTTCCTCGGCGGCTGA